Proteins found in one Bacillus sp. BGMRC 2118 genomic segment:
- a CDS encoding DUF2953 domain-containing protein has product MIWLYIVGGLLLFIFLLFISKLHIKISYSHKKDDDQLSIKFRLWFIRYTLNIPLIRIDQETNSIVVAKKKENEEPKSKQFTSHEILNSFKDTKEILQHVVSLHKIVRNFLRKVSVHKLEWHTNFGIGDAALTGVLVGAGWALKGSIVGIISQYMRLKVMPEMSITPLFLQVYSQTQLTCIISFRIGNAILAGIRIVKFWKGGKPALHNGPSILKAKNTEKSLS; this is encoded by the coding sequence GTGATTTGGCTATATATTGTAGGAGGACTTTTACTATTTATTTTTTTATTATTCATCTCCAAATTACATATTAAAATTTCTTATTCACATAAAAAGGATGACGATCAGCTATCCATAAAGTTTCGGCTATGGTTTATTCGATATACCCTAAACATTCCTTTAATTAGAATAGACCAAGAGACAAATAGTATTGTAGTCGCTAAGAAAAAGGAAAACGAGGAACCTAAATCTAAGCAATTTACTTCTCACGAGATTTTAAACAGTTTCAAAGATACAAAGGAAATTTTACAACATGTTGTATCCCTACATAAGATTGTCCGCAATTTTCTGCGTAAAGTAAGTGTACATAAACTCGAATGGCATACGAACTTTGGGATAGGAGATGCTGCGTTGACAGGAGTTCTGGTCGGAGCAGGCTGGGCTCTAAAAGGAAGTATTGTTGGAATCATTAGTCAATACATGAGACTTAAGGTAATGCCTGAAATGAGCATTACACCTTTATTTCTGCAAGTCTACTCGCAAACTCAATTAACGTGTATCATTTCATTTCGAATCGGGAATGCTATTCTAGCAGGAATTAGAATCGTTAAATTTTGGAAAGGTGGAAAACCAGCACTTCATAATGGCCCATCTATTCTAAAAGCGAAAAATACTGAGAAATCATTGTCGTAG
- the ytfJ gene encoding sporulation protein YtfJ yields MSDHPIQGLMQTAMESLKQMIDVNTIIGDPVETPDGSVILTVSKVGFGFAAGGSEFSVEGGGKGEEKPKLPFGGGSGGGVSITPIAFLIVNASGVKMLHLDESTHLYEKILEVAPQAVEKIQQMFKKNSQDSGNSNQKNDSQNKDQKDQKQNIDF; encoded by the coding sequence ATGTCTGATCATCCAATTCAAGGATTAATGCAAACTGCTATGGAAAGCCTAAAGCAGATGATTGATGTAAACACTATTATTGGTGATCCAGTGGAAACACCAGATGGAAGTGTCATCTTAACTGTATCAAAAGTAGGTTTCGGTTTTGCAGCAGGTGGCAGTGAGTTTTCTGTTGAAGGTGGAGGAAAAGGAGAAGAGAAGCCAAAGCTTCCTTTCGGTGGAGGTAGTGGTGGAGGAGTTTCAATCACACCTATTGCCTTCTTAATTGTAAATGCTTCAGGAGTAAAAATGCTTCATTTAGATGAAAGCACACACCTATATGAAAAGATTTTAGAAGTTGCACCACAGGCTGTGGAAAAGATTCAACAAATGTTTAAAAAGAACAGCCAAGACAGTGGGAATAGCAATCAAAAAAATGATAGCCAAAATAAGGATCAAAAAGACCAAAAGCAAAACATTGACTTTTAA
- a CDS encoding thiol peroxidase — MASVTFKGNPVTLVGNEVRVGDTAPDFTVLANDLSPVTLADTKGSVRLISVVPSVDTGVCDAQTRRFNEELASINNVKVQTISVDLPFAQKRWCGASGLDNVVTLSDHRDLSFGEAYGVHMKELRLLARAVFVVDSNDKVTYVEYVSEGTNHPNYEAAIEAVKAAK; from the coding sequence ATGGCATCTGTTACATTTAAGGGTAATCCAGTTACGTTAGTAGGAAATGAAGTTCGTGTTGGAGATACTGCACCAGATTTCACAGTATTAGCAAATGATTTATCACCAGTTACACTGGCAGATACAAAGGGATCTGTTCGATTAATTAGTGTTGTTCCCTCAGTTGATACAGGAGTCTGTGATGCTCAAACACGTAGATTTAACGAAGAATTAGCAAGTATCAATAATGTGAAAGTTCAAACTATCAGTGTGGACCTTCCGTTTGCTCAAAAACGCTGGTGTGGAGCTAGTGGTTTGGACAATGTAGTAACACTATCAGATCATCGTGATCTTTCCTTTGGGGAAGCATATGGTGTACATATGAAGGAACTACGATTATTAGCAAGAGCAGTATTTGTTGTTGATAGCAATGACAAAGTGACATATGTAGAGTATGTAAGTGAAGGAACAAATCACCCTAATTATGAAGCAGCAATTGAGGCAGTAAAAGCTGCAAAATAA
- a CDS encoding class I SAM-dependent methyltransferase gives MGITKVEQLFTVINQSATLLQEELQISYLEAVGFTGDNLFEGQIMQEDVLHNEVLSRRIENEYNSINMKELSKEEIRKGFQLAVLKGMKEATQAHHHMTPDAVALFIGYLVDKLSTKKNNLTILDPAVGTGNLLTAVMNHMPNKEVQAFGVEIDDLLVKLAFIQANLQEHHIELFKKDALQDLFIDPVDLVVCDLPVGYYPNDIGAKKFDLHHEEGHSFAHYLFIEQSVYYTKPGGKLIFLIPNSLFEGEQAAKLHEFIKKHAAILGMLQLPLTMFQKEQHAKSILILQKQGPEVKLPNQALLAELPSFSNMKAMEGMVQRIDQWFATENLS, from the coding sequence ATGGGTATAACAAAGGTAGAGCAGTTATTTACAGTCATTAATCAATCAGCGACATTACTACAGGAAGAACTTCAAATATCGTATCTTGAAGCTGTAGGATTCACTGGAGATAACTTGTTCGAAGGTCAAATTATGCAGGAAGACGTATTACATAATGAGGTTCTTTCTAGACGAATTGAGAATGAGTATAATTCCATAAACATGAAGGAACTCTCGAAGGAAGAAATTCGTAAAGGGTTTCAACTTGCTGTCCTAAAAGGAATGAAAGAAGCCACACAAGCCCATCATCATATGACACCAGATGCTGTTGCTTTGTTTATTGGCTATTTAGTGGACAAACTATCTACTAAAAAGAACAATCTAACTATATTAGACCCTGCTGTCGGAACAGGGAATCTATTAACAGCCGTAATGAATCACATGCCGAACAAAGAGGTACAAGCTTTTGGGGTTGAAATTGATGATCTATTAGTGAAGCTTGCATTCATACAAGCTAACTTACAAGAACATCACATTGAGTTGTTTAAAAAAGATGCTCTTCAAGACTTGTTTATCGATCCTGTTGACCTAGTTGTATGTGATTTACCTGTAGGGTACTATCCAAACGATATCGGAGCTAAGAAATTTGATTTACATCATGAAGAGGGACATTCATTCGCCCACTATTTATTTATTGAGCAAAGTGTTTATTACACAAAGCCAGGAGGAAAACTAATTTTCCTTATTCCTAATTCATTATTTGAAGGGGAACAGGCAGCTAAGTTACATGAATTTATTAAAAAGCATGCTGCGATATTAGGTATGCTTCAATTGCCTTTAACAATGTTTCAAAAAGAGCAGCATGCAAAAAGTATCCTAATTTTACAAAAGCAGGGTCCAGAGGTTAAGTTGCCAAATCAAGCACTATTAGCAGAACTTCCGTCATTTTCAAATATGAAGGCAATGGAAGGCATGGTCCAGAGAATTGATCAATGGTTTGCAACTGAAAATTTAAGTTAA
- a CDS encoding acetate kinase — MSKIIAINAGSSSLKFQLFEMPSEDVVTKGLVERIGLPDSVFTITVNDEKIKEVSDIPNHAVAVKLLLEKLTSLSIINSLDEINGIGHRVVHGGEEFSDSVQIDDEVLHKIDQLSELAPLHNPANVTGIKAFREVLPNVPAVAVFDTAFHQTMPEKSFLYSLPYEYYEKYGIRKYGFHGTSHKYVSQRAADLLGRPIDQLRLISCHLGNGASIAAIEAGKSIDTSMGFTPLAGVAMGTRSGNIDPALIPFIMEKTGKTADEVLTILNNKSGILGVSGFSSDLRDIEQQAAQGNERAELALEVFASRIHKYIGSYAARMSGVDAIIFTAGIGENSDVIRARVLRGLEFMGVYWDPTLNQVRGEEAFINYPHSPVKVLIIPTNEEVMIARDVTRLARV; from the coding sequence ATGTCTAAAATTATAGCAATCAATGCTGGAAGCTCTTCGTTAAAATTTCAATTATTTGAAATGCCTAGTGAAGACGTCGTCACAAAGGGGTTAGTGGAACGAATAGGGTTGCCGGATAGTGTTTTTACAATTACGGTTAATGATGAGAAGATAAAGGAAGTATCAGATATTCCAAATCATGCTGTCGCTGTAAAGTTATTATTAGAGAAACTAACAAGTCTCTCAATTATCAATAGTCTAGATGAAATAAATGGAATTGGTCATCGTGTTGTGCATGGAGGAGAAGAATTTAGTGACAGTGTACAAATTGATGATGAAGTGTTACATAAAATTGATCAGTTATCAGAGCTTGCACCTTTACATAACCCAGCGAATGTAACAGGAATTAAAGCATTTCGTGAAGTATTACCGAATGTTCCTGCGGTGGCGGTCTTTGATACAGCATTTCATCAGACAATGCCGGAAAAGTCATTTTTATACAGTTTACCTTATGAATATTATGAAAAATACGGAATCCGTAAGTATGGGTTCCATGGTACATCACATAAATATGTTTCCCAAAGAGCAGCAGATCTTTTAGGCAGACCGATTGATCAATTACGATTAATCTCATGTCACTTAGGAAATGGAGCCAGTATTGCAGCAATTGAAGCAGGAAAATCAATTGATACATCAATGGGCTTTACACCTCTTGCAGGAGTTGCGATGGGTACGAGATCAGGTAATATTGATCCGGCACTCATTCCATTTATTATGGAAAAGACAGGGAAAACAGCCGATGAAGTATTAACGATATTAAACAATAAAAGTGGAATATTAGGAGTATCTGGTTTTTCTAGTGATCTTCGAGATATCGAACAACAAGCAGCACAAGGAAATGAGAGAGCGGAGTTAGCATTAGAGGTTTTTGCTAGTCGAATTCATAAATATATTGGTTCATATGCAGCCAGAATGTCTGGCGTAGACGCAATCATCTTCACTGCGGGTATTGGTGAAAATAGTGATGTCATTCGTGCAAGAGTACTAAGAGGATTAGAATTCATGGGTGTGTATTGGGACCCTACATTAAATCAAGTACGCGGAGAAGAAGCATTTATTAACTATCCACATTCCCCTGTTAAAGTTTTGATTATACCAACAAATGAAGAGGTTATGATAGCAAGAGATGTAACCCGATTAGCCAGAGTTTAA
- a CDS encoding EcsC family protein yields MFSQASGISINTGKFWVLKPYDILINGEGGGLLLTKREHQLVERIRVWENKLYLQERGTKHSYEKWVDSTFDKLPDRQQKLFFSTLDNLLFHLHAIIQSSSVQKEATDRIVKSAQANYPYIQEVQDLRALPVESLMYYAEQEIAKHRLYSFAQGGLAGSGGIFFMAADIPMVIAINLRIVQLLSLIYGYEVNTPYEMMTSFKVFHIATLPKHLQGREWRSLIEEMKENNDTYFWNDDHEVITDKTWLGLPLKQVAKGLFILLVKRKLIQGIPLVGIGIGAGVNYTLTKQVTEFAHYFYLLRYLTEKDDMYERI; encoded by the coding sequence ATTTTTTCTCAGGCATCAGGGATTTCGATTAATACGGGTAAGTTTTGGGTATTAAAGCCATATGATATACTAATCAATGGTGAAGGAGGGGGTCTTTTGCTTACCAAACGAGAACACCAACTTGTGGAAAGGATTCGCGTATGGGAAAACAAGCTCTACCTTCAGGAAAGAGGTACGAAACATTCCTATGAGAAGTGGGTAGACTCTACTTTTGATAAGCTTCCAGATCGTCAGCAAAAGCTTTTTTTTAGCACACTAGATAATCTATTGTTTCATCTTCATGCAATTATTCAAAGTTCCAGTGTACAAAAAGAGGCAACAGACAGAATCGTAAAATCAGCACAAGCCAATTATCCCTATATTCAGGAAGTGCAAGATTTGAGAGCTCTTCCAGTTGAGAGCTTAATGTATTATGCAGAACAAGAGATTGCCAAGCACCGATTATATTCCTTCGCACAGGGAGGATTAGCAGGTTCAGGTGGGATTTTCTTTATGGCAGCTGATATCCCTATGGTGATTGCAATTAACTTGAGAATTGTGCAATTACTTTCACTCATATACGGATATGAAGTAAATACTCCTTATGAAATGATGACATCATTTAAAGTGTTTCATATCGCAACATTACCAAAGCACTTGCAAGGAAGGGAATGGCGAAGTTTAATTGAAGAAATGAAAGAAAATAATGACACGTATTTTTGGAATGATGATCATGAAGTAATTACAGATAAAACTTGGTTAGGTCTTCCCCTGAAACAAGTTGCGAAAGGCTTGTTTATACTATTAGTAAAAAGAAAATTAATACAAGGTATTCCGTTAGTTGGGATCGGCATAGGAGCGGGAGTCAACTATACATTAACAAAACAAGTAACCGAGTTTGCCCATTACTTTTATCTACTGCGTTACTTAACAGAAAAGGATGACATGTATGAGCGTATTTGA
- a CDS encoding molybdenum cofactor biosynthesis protein MoaB, protein MSVFEHKKEAPATVRCKIITVSDTRTIETDKSGSLINELLVEAGHHIIKHVIVKDEASEIRDEVISGSLDDEVEVILLNGGTGISPRDVTIETIVPLFEKEIVGFGEIFRYLSYTEDIGTAAMMSRAAAGTRNRTGIFAMPGSTGAVRLAMKKLILPELQHVARELKK, encoded by the coding sequence ATGAGCGTATTTGAACATAAAAAAGAAGCACCTGCTACAGTCAGGTGTAAAATTATTACTGTAAGTGATACTAGGACAATTGAAACAGATAAAAGTGGAAGCTTAATAAACGAACTACTAGTGGAAGCCGGCCATCACATCATAAAACATGTGATTGTAAAAGATGAGGCTAGTGAAATCCGTGACGAGGTTATTAGTGGAAGTCTGGATGACGAAGTAGAAGTAATCTTGTTAAATGGTGGAACCGGTATTTCTCCAAGAGATGTAACAATTGAAACGATTGTCCCATTATTTGAAAAAGAGATTGTAGGATTTGGTGAAATTTTTCGATACCTAAGCTATACAGAAGATATTGGCACTGCTGCAATGATGTCGCGTGCAGCTGCAGGTACACGAAACCGTACAGGGATTTTTGCAATGCCGGGCTCAACGGGTGCTGTCAGGCTCGCGATGAAAAAGTTAATTTTACCAGAGTTACAACATGTAGCTCGAGAGTTAAAGAAGTAG
- a CDS encoding HAMP domain-containing protein, which translates to MMELFTTAYLSLSSDKNLELINNLTYGGPVVMIKIRRKKSSLANKVLIFISFMILFVLANVITSFLLASKMSSQVEEIQSIDQKYMLASEAAYKSFMTIDDNTLFLTATPENTDPEILQLTFDAIYQSQEDLKKSLEDLKSVAVHLTNSDNTDINNTIEAANNYLTFNEKVMKASEVDRKKGYHYMYETDEEANVFFPLSDALNKLTANAEKKMNLHAESTISFGNIQKITVAILGFLTVVIAIGITLFIRNAIKPLSMVAAKLKTVGEGNFTEEDIHVSSSDEIGEIAEATNSMKNNLRQVIGKVGAHAEHVASSSEQLSASAEQTSSATNHIASVITEVTVGTEEQAHNTKTGLNLLQEVATKLGQVTENAEESVQYTEKATIKTDEGQSSISQVMEQMSSMNITTQNLTNIVKDLGAHSTEIGEIVNVIQSISSQTNLLALNAAIEAARAGESGKGFAVVAEEVRKLAEQSSKSTEQVLQLVTAIQTKTIEAMQAAETTNKEVSSGIQTVKTANSAFGEIQVTVNEVKGRINEVATSVKDMSEQSKLLVESIEAIAEVAATTSESTQNVSAATEEQLASMEEISVSATSLSQLAEELLRDVSRFRI; encoded by the coding sequence GTGATGGAATTATTTACAACTGCATATTTATCCCTCAGCTCCGATAAAAATTTAGAACTAATCAATAATTTAACATATGGAGGTCCGGTTGTAATGATAAAAATTCGAAGGAAAAAAAGTTCTTTAGCGAACAAAGTACTTATTTTTATATCTTTTATGATTCTTTTTGTTCTAGCAAATGTCATCACTTCTTTTTTATTAGCCTCAAAAATGAGTTCTCAGGTAGAGGAGATTCAGTCAATAGATCAAAAATATATGTTAGCATCAGAAGCAGCATATAAAAGCTTTATGACAATAGATGATAATACTTTATTTTTAACCGCTACTCCTGAAAACACAGACCCTGAGATCCTTCAATTAACTTTTGATGCAATTTATCAGTCACAAGAGGATTTGAAGAAGTCACTGGAAGATCTAAAATCTGTAGCAGTTCACTTAACAAATTCAGATAATACAGATATCAATAATACAATTGAAGCAGCAAATAATTATTTAACATTTAATGAGAAAGTCATGAAAGCTTCAGAAGTTGACCGTAAAAAGGGATATCATTATATGTATGAAACAGACGAAGAAGCGAATGTTTTCTTTCCTTTATCTGACGCATTAAATAAGTTAACAGCAAACGCAGAAAAAAAGATGAATCTTCATGCAGAAAGTACAATAAGCTTTGGGAATATACAGAAAATCACAGTTGCGATCCTAGGATTTTTAACTGTAGTAATTGCAATAGGTATTACATTATTTATTCGCAATGCAATTAAACCTTTAAGTATGGTTGCAGCAAAATTGAAAACAGTAGGCGAAGGAAACTTTACAGAAGAGGATATCCATGTAAGTTCATCAGATGAAATTGGAGAAATTGCTGAAGCTACAAATTCTATGAAGAATAACCTTAGACAAGTAATTGGTAAAGTAGGCGCACACGCTGAACATGTTGCATCCTCATCCGAACAATTAAGTGCAAGTGCCGAACAAACATCATCAGCAACTAATCATATTGCAAGTGTAATTACTGAGGTTACAGTAGGTACAGAGGAACAAGCTCATAATACGAAAACAGGTTTAAACCTGCTTCAAGAGGTAGCTACAAAGTTAGGACAAGTAACAGAGAATGCTGAAGAATCTGTGCAGTATACAGAAAAAGCCACAATTAAAACTGATGAGGGACAATCTTCAATTAGCCAGGTTATGGAACAAATGAGCTCAATGAACATAACAACTCAAAATTTGACTAATATTGTGAAAGACTTAGGAGCTCACTCTACTGAAATAGGAGAAATTGTAAACGTAATACAATCAATTTCCTCGCAAACAAACCTACTAGCACTAAATGCTGCAATTGAAGCAGCAAGGGCAGGCGAATCAGGAAAAGGGTTTGCAGTCGTAGCCGAAGAAGTACGAAAACTAGCAGAACAATCAAGTAAATCGACAGAACAGGTATTACAATTAGTGACTGCAATTCAAACAAAAACAATTGAGGCTATGCAGGCTGCAGAAACTACGAATAAAGAGGTATCTTCTGGAATTCAAACTGTGAAAACAGCTAATAGTGCATTTGGAGAAATTCAAGTAACTGTAAATGAGGTAAAGGGACGAATTAATGAAGTAGCTACTTCAGTTAAGGATATGTCTGAACAATCCAAACTACTTGTAGAATCAATCGAGGCAATTGCTGAAGTCGCTGCAACTACATCCGAAAGTACCCAAAATGTATCAGCAGCAACGGAGGAACAACTTGCTTCTATGGAAGAAATTTCAGTTTCTGCTACGTCGCTTTCACAACTAGCAGAAGAACTTTTACGCGACGTTTCAAGATTTCGTATATAA
- a CDS encoding inorganic phosphate transporter — MDTILILTILIVIGALAFDFINGFHDTANSIATSVSTKALKPRHAIILAAVMNFVGALSFTGVAKTITKDIVDPFTLDNGSVVILSALLAAIAWNLITWYYGIPSSSSHALIGSIAGAAIASAGFGALHYSGFLKIIQALLISPVLAFVVGYIVYSIFKIVFKNNNLSKTNRNFRFLQILTAALQSYTHGTNDAQKAMGIITMALIVNGFQSNDDIQTWVQVSCALAMGLGTSVGGWKIIKTVGGKIMKIRPVNGVAADLTGAAVIFGATFIHVPVSTTHVISSSILGVGSAHRLKGVKWGTAQRMLITWVITLPISATLAGLIYFILNLFF; from the coding sequence ATGGATACAATTCTTATTTTAACTATATTAATCGTTATTGGAGCACTTGCATTTGATTTTATAAATGGCTTCCATGATACAGCCAACTCTATCGCAACTTCTGTATCAACAAAAGCTTTAAAACCAAGACATGCAATTATTCTTGCAGCTGTCATGAACTTTGTTGGAGCACTATCTTTCACTGGTGTTGCCAAAACCATTACGAAGGATATTGTCGATCCATTTACACTTGATAATGGTTCCGTAGTTATCTTGTCTGCCTTGTTGGCAGCCATTGCCTGGAACTTAATTACTTGGTATTACGGAATTCCAAGTAGTTCATCACATGCTTTAATTGGTTCTATAGCTGGGGCAGCCATTGCTTCTGCAGGTTTTGGTGCATTGCACTATTCTGGATTCTTAAAGATTATCCAGGCATTATTAATATCACCAGTACTAGCATTCGTTGTAGGATATATCGTTTATAGTATCTTTAAAATAGTGTTTAAAAATAATAACTTATCTAAGACAAACCGTAACTTTAGATTTCTTCAAATTTTAACTGCTGCTTTGCAATCCTATACTCATGGTACAAACGATGCTCAAAAGGCTATGGGTATCATCACAATGGCTCTAATCGTTAACGGATTTCAGTCAAATGATGACATTCAAACATGGGTACAAGTATCTTGTGCACTTGCAATGGGTCTTGGGACTTCAGTAGGTGGTTGGAAAATCATTAAAACTGTTGGTGGTAAGATAATGAAGATACGTCCAGTAAACGGAGTTGCTGCTGATTTAACCGGTGCAGCTGTTATCTTTGGAGCTACGTTTATCCATGTTCCAGTTAGTACCACACACGTTATTTCCTCCTCAATTTTAGGGGTAGGATCTGCTCACCGTTTAAAAGGGGTAAAGTGGGGAACTGCTCAACGGATGTTAATTACATGGGTCATTACACTTCCCATTTCAGCTACGTTAGCTGGTTTAATTTACTTTATATTAAATTTATTCTTCTAA
- a CDS encoding DUF47 domain-containing protein, whose product MAFKKKDKFAIHLSEISVNLKEGANFFADYKLNNVGDLKIFSEKMKEIETKGDSLVHEVIKDLNNAFITPIEREDILALAMSMDDVLDGLEHTSAMFEMYSITQADEFMLKFVEAIRSCADEIVLAVELLASKKLLEIREHSIKIKDLESKCDGILRQAIKHLFHVEKDPIRIIQYKEIYEELEEIADYCQKVANTLETIIMKNA is encoded by the coding sequence ATGGCTTTTAAGAAGAAAGACAAGTTTGCAATTCATCTAAGTGAAATCTCAGTGAACCTCAAAGAAGGTGCAAACTTCTTCGCAGATTATAAATTGAACAATGTAGGAGACCTCAAAATCTTTTCCGAAAAAATGAAAGAGATTGAGACAAAAGGTGATTCTCTCGTTCACGAAGTAATTAAAGACCTTAACAATGCGTTTATTACACCAATTGAACGTGAGGATATTTTAGCTTTAGCCATGAGCATGGACGATGTTTTAGATGGTTTAGAGCACACTTCAGCAATGTTCGAAATGTATTCCATCACTCAGGCAGATGAATTCATGTTAAAGTTTGTAGAAGCAATCCGTAGCTGTGCTGATGAGATTGTATTAGCTGTTGAATTACTTGCATCAAAGAAATTACTCGAGATTCGTGAGCACTCAATCAAGATTAAAGACTTAGAATCAAAATGTGATGGTATCCTGCGTCAGGCAATCAAACATTTATTCCATGTTGAGAAAGATCCTATTCGCATTATCCAATATAAAGAAATTTATGAGGAATTAGAAGAAATCGCAGACTATTGTCAAAAAGTCGCGAACACGCTTGAAACAATTATAATGAAGAATGCGTAA